Proteins from a genomic interval of Bacillus horti:
- a CDS encoding DUF2768 family protein translates to MSPGLIKMFLALVAIALMFLANIFIMVARNRLKGIWKVLMTVLAVASLIISLVLVIIVVLSF, encoded by the coding sequence ATGAGTCCAGGATTAATAAAAATGTTTTTAGCCCTAGTTGCTATTGCTTTAATGTTTCTAGCAAATATATTTATTATGGTGGCAAGAAACCGGCTCAAAGGAATATGGAAGGTTCTAATGACCGTTTTAGCTGTTGCCTCGTTAATTATTTCATTAGTTCTTGTCATCATAGTGGTGCTCTCCTTCTAA